In the genome of bacterium SCSIO 12827, the window CGCACTCATCGGATGCCAATAGCGCATGCAGATGAAAACTTTTGTCTCCGGCTTGCCCGGCCCGTTCAACACACCCTCAAGCGCCCGCGCCTGCGCCTGAGTTTCCTCAAGCAACGGTGATTTGCCACCGATGTTTGCGTAAATCTCCCGCGCGATCGGGGCGCGACGGCGGCTGATCATCTTGGCGATGAACCAACGAAACGGATTGGGCAGGGAAATGATCGCGGGGTCGATGAACAAATTGAACAGGAACGGCTCGACCGCGTCCGGCCCGTTCGGCCCGCCCAGGTTGAACAACACAACCGCGCGTTTTCCCGCCATGACCCCTATCCCTCAGCCTTGCCGCGCAGCACGTCCAGCACCCGGCCGACATGTTCCGGCGGCGTCGGGGGCAAAATACCATGCCCCAGATTGAACACGAAGGGATGACCCTGCATGTCGCCGACGATGCGTTCGACCGCCCGGTCCATCTCCTCCCCGCCGGTGACCAGCAGCTGGTTGTCCAGATTTCCCTGAAGAACGAAATTCCCGGCAACGTTCTTGCGCGCCCAGGAAAGCGGGATCTGGCTGTCCACGGACATCCCGTCAACCCCCGTTTCGGCGGCATAGGTCGCCACCATGGGCCCCGCCCCCCGGGGAAAGCCGATGATCGGCACCGTCGGGTGGGCTTCCTTGATGCGCGCAACGATGCGCGCTGTCGGTTCGATGATCCAACGTTTGAACAAGGTTTCGTCGGCAATGCCGGACCAGCTGTCGAACAACTGCAAGACCTCGGCCCCGGCCTCGATCTGGCGGCACAAATAGGCGACCAGAGCCTCCTCCAGAACCGTCATCAAGGCTTGAAAATCGTCCGGCTGCCCATAGGCCATGCGCTTCAGCTTGCCGCCGTCGACACCGCCCCGCCCCTCGATCATGTAGAACGCCAGGGTCCAGGGGGCGCCGGCAAAGCCGATCAACGCCGTCTCGTCCGGCAGTTCTCGGCGCAATCGGGTCAGGGTTTCGAACACTGGCGCCAGGTGGTCAAGCACACCACCCGTCTTCAGGGCCGAAATTCCCGCCCGGTCAGTGATGGGATCCAGCAACGGGCCGACCCCTTCCTCGAACCGCACGTTCTGACCCAAGGCATCCGGGATCACCAGGATGTCGGAAAACATGATCGCCGCGTCGAAGCCATAACGCCGGATCGGCTGCAATGTCGCTTCCACGGTCAGATCCGGTGAATAACAGAAGCTCAGGAAGTTCGGCGCGGTTTTGCGCAGGTCTCGATATTCCGAGAGATAGCGCCCGGCCTGGCGCATGAACCAGACCGGCGGCCGGGCCGGGATGATACCGTGAAAGGGTTCAAGAAAAGCACGCAAGGGATCGGGTCTCCGACAGTTCGTTCATGGGCCCTCAAGACCCGTCCGGCACCATAGACGGGTGCCCCCCCTATTCAAATAAACAAGTATTTATAAAGATTATTGATGTTGTAGTAGGGGGGTGGAATGACGGGGATCAAATCCGTCAACAGGTTATCCCGATTCCATAACGCAGAGATCGTTTCACCCCCGCAAAGCTGTGTACAGTCATCGGCGAGGTTTTAGCAGTCGATTGAATCACGGACATTTTCTGGTCCTGCGAGAAACGGGAAAAGCCGGGATGAAATCGGATCGATATCTAAGTTGTTACCGCTCCCTCGATGGCTGAATTGTGTTTTACAGCCGCATTTTGCCTGTGTATCCATAAACGGTCAGCGCGTGGGAAACGGGGCTTTGTGAAAACGTCCCAGTTGTCCACAGTCCATCCCGATTTCATACCGCCCTTGTGCCGGAGTTTTCCCGCCCGTGAAGGAATTCCATCTGCATCTTGTTTCGGACAGCACGGGGGAAACCGTGTCCATGGTTGCGCGCGCCTGCCTGGCGCAGTTCGACAGCGTCCAGGCGCAGGAGCATATGTGGAGCATGGTTCGTTCGCCGGAACAAATCGACCAGCTTCTCGGCGTTGTCCACGATCAGCCCGGGATGGTGCTTTATACCCTGGTTCACGAAGACTTGCGCAGGCATCTGGAAGACGGCTGCCGCCGCCTGATGGTGCCGCATATTCATGTCCTCGACCCCGTGCTGAACGCCATGGGCAATTATTTCAACGCCAAGGTGCGGGGCCGGGCCGGTCGCCAGCACGTCATGGACGCGGAATATTTCGACCGTATCGAGGCCATGCATTTCGCCCTCAGCCACGATGACGGACAATCGACCTGGGATCTGGATGATGCCGACGTCGTCCTTGTCGGTGTATCACGGACATCGAAAACGCCGACCAGCGTGTATCTCGCCAACCGAGGGCTTAAGACCGCTAACGTGCCTTTCGTGCCGGGTGTGCCGCTGCCGGAGGATCTATTCAAGCTGACCCATCCGCTGGTCGTCGGCTTGACCAAGGACCCGCGCCGGCTGGTGGAAATCCGCCGCCAGCGTCTGCGCCTGCTGGATCAGGATGAAAACACCGATTATGTCGACCTGGACATGGTGTCGAAGGAAATTACCGAGGCCCGGCGCGTGTTCTCCAAATACGACTGGCCGGTCATCAACGTGACCCGCAAATCCATCGAGGAAACGGCAGCCAACGTGATCCAGCTGTTGAGCCGCCGCCGCGGGGAAGCCCCCGGTCCCCTGACGTGACGATGGGATCCGGGACCCATCTGGTCCTGGCTTCGGGCAGCCGCGTGCGCGCCGACATGCTGCGTGCGGCCGGTCTCGACATTGCCGTCGATCCGGCCAACGTGGACGAACCTAAAATCGAGGCGGACTGCCGCGCGGCCGGGATGAACACCCCCGATGTCGCCCTAGCCCTGGCCGCCGCCAAGGCGTCCTTGGTTGCCGGTCGTCATCCGGGCGTCCTGGTGATCGGTGCCGATCAGATGCTGGATATGGGCGGCGATAGCCTGCGTAAGCCTGAAAATTTGGAAGGTGCGGCCAGGACTCTCGAACGCCTCGCGGGCCGTGACCACACACTTGTTTCCGCCGTCGTCCTGGCGCGCGGGGAACAAATCTTGTGGCGCCACCATGCGGTGGCGCACCTTACCATGCGGCCGCTCGACCGCACCGACATCGCGGACTATCTGGACCGTGCCGGCGCGGCGGTCCTGACCTCGGTCGGGGCTTATCAACTGGAAGGTCTGGGTGCGCAGTTGTTCGAACGCATCGAAGGCGACTATTTTACCATCCTGGGCCTGCCATTGCTGGCCTTGCTCGGCGAACTGCGCCGGCGGGGCGTAGCGGCGGCGGGGCTTCTCGGCTGACGACGGAACGGACCGAAGACGATGACCATGACCGGGCGGGCGAAACTGGCAGGCGTGATGGGATGGCCCGTAAGCCATTCCCTGTCGCCGGTGCTGCACGGCCATTGGCTGGACAGCCTGGGCATCGACGGTGCTTATGTGCCGCTGCCGGTCGCACCTGAAAACTTCGCCGAGGCGTTGAAGGCCCTGGCCAAGATGGGTTTTCGTGGTGTCAACGTAACCGTGCCCCATAAAGAAGCCGCGTTGGCGGCGGTCGATGACGTGGATGCCTTGGCGCGGCGCATCGGTGCCGTGAACACGGTGATCGTCGGGGACGACGGCAAATTGACCGGCACCAATACGGACGGTTTCGGATTTCTGGAAAATTTAAAAGAAGGCGCCGCCGGCTGGAACGCCGCCGCCGGTCCCGCCGTGGTGCTGGGCGCCGGGGGTGCGGCGCGGGCCGTGATCGTCGCGCTGATCGACGCCGGTGCGCCGGAAATCAAATTGGTCAACCGCACCCGCGCGCGGGCGACCCGCCTTGCCGAAGATCTGGGCGGGTGCGTCATCGTGCATGACTGGGATGATCGGGCGGCAATCCTCGCGGGCGCCAATCTGCTGGTCAACACGACGACTCTCGGCATGACCGGGAAAGACCCGCTCGAGATTACCCTCGACGCCTTGCCGACGGCAGCACTGGTCAACGACATCGTCTACGCGCCTTTGGAAACGGGGCTGCTGGCCGCCGCCCGGGCGCGCGGTAATCCGGCGGTCGATGGCCTTGGCATGTTGCTGCATCAGGCGCGGCCGGGGTTCGAGGCCTGGTTCGGCACCGCCCCTCAAGTCACACCGGATCTGCGTGCGCATATCCTTGCCCATCTGGGCCAGGGCTGAGCAGGCCGGGCAGCTATGTTCATCCTCGGACTGACCGGCTCCATCGGCATGGGCAAGTCCACGGCGGCGGCGCAGTTACGCCGCCTGGGCTTGCCGGTTCACGATGCGGATGCCGCCGTCCACGCCCTGTTGGGCCCGGGCGGGGCCGCGGTCGCGGCGGTCGACGCGGCCTTTCCCGGCGTGGTCAAGAACGGTGCCGTCGACCGGCAGGCCCTGGGGGCACGGGTGTTCGACGACGACGCGGCGCTCAAACGTCTGGAGGGTATTCTCCACCCTTTGGTCCGGCGCTCGGAAAAACAATTTCTTGCCGCCTGTGCCCGGCGTGGGGTTCCGCTCGTCGTGCTCGACATTCCCTTGTTGTTTGAAACCGGCGGCGACGCGCGCTGCGACGCGGTCCTGGTGGTGCATTGCCGCCCGGCTCTGCAGCGCCGCCGCGTGCTGGCCCGCCCCGGCATGACCGAGGAAAAATTCCAGGCCATCCTGGCCCGCCAGGTGCCCGTGCGGGAAAAAATCTGGCTCGCCGATTTCACCGTCAATACGGGCATCGGCCGACATGCGGCCTTGATGGATCTCCGGCGGGCCGTCAAACTGCTGCGGACATGCAAGGGACGGGTCTGGGCGCCTTCTTCCTTTTGGTAAATGGCCGGGTATTGGTAGGAACGATCAACCATGCGGGAAGTGGTACTGGATACGGAAACGACGGGGCTTGATCCCTTGAACGGGCACCGCATCGTCGAAATCGGCTGCGTCGAACTGGTCAATCATGTCGCCACCGGCAACACCTATCATCAATACGTTAATCCCGACCGCGACATGCCGATCGAGGCCTTCAACGTGCATGGCCTGTCGGTCGAATTTCTGTCGGGACACCCCTTGTTCGCGGAAATCGCGGACGCCTTCCTGGACTTCGTCGGCGACGCGCCGCTGGTGATTCACAACGCGTCCTTCGACATGGGCTTCATCAATGCGGAACTGGCGCGGCTGAAACGGCCGTCGATTCCGCTGGCCCAGGCCGTCGATACGGTCGCCATGGCGCGCAAGAAATTCCCCGGGGCGGGGGCCAGCCTCGATGCCCTGTGCCGGCGGTTCCAGATCGACAACACGCACCGCGATTTGCACGGCGCCTTGTTGGACGCCCGCCTGCTGGCCGAGGTTTATCTGGAATTGATCGGCGGCCGTCAGCCGGATTTGGAACTTGCCGCCGAAGCCGGGGCCCAGGGCGTCACCGTGGAGCGGGTCGCCCGGCCGCCACGCGCGCATGCGCCGCTTCCGGAAGAAGAAGCGGCGCATCGAGCCTTTCTGGAAAAATTGAAAGACCCCGTTTGGGTTACGTGATCGCAGCCCGCCCGCGGAGGATTAAGACTTAGGCGTCGCTTTTAACCTGGGTCTGCAGCTTGTCGACGTTCTGCTGATAAAGCGCAGCAAAATCGATCGGGCTGAGCACCAACGGCTGGAATCCGCCGTCGCGGCTGATGTCTGCCATGATGGCGCGGGCGAAGGGGAACATCAGGCGCGGGCATTCCACGAACAGGACCGACGCCCGATGCTGTTCCGGTACACGCAAGGTGAACAGACCGGCGTACTTCAGCTCCAGAATATAAGTGACCTTATCAGCGATCCTGCTTTCCGCCTTGATGTCGAGAATGACCTCGAACACGTCTTCGGCAAGACCCTCGACCTGGACGTCCAGGTTCAGATTCAACTCGGGCTGACCCTTGGGGGCGTCGAGGAAAATCTGCGGCGCGCCGGGAATTTCGAAGGACAGGTCCTTGATGTACTGGCCGTGGATCATCAGGGGCACCTGATCGCCCTCTTTGACCCCGTTTGCTGCGGCTGCGTCTGTCTCGGGCGTCGTGTCGTCGCTCATGATCGTCTCCGTATTTAAGGCGGATAGCTGGCTACCATGGATCAGGTTCGGGAACAACCGCCAAGGCAGTCCAGCGGGGGTTCCGGTTAGCGGTTTTCGGGTGGTTTGCCGGGGGCCTTTGGGGGGCCGTGATCGTCGAGTGCCGATGTCTCCGGCGCGACTTCTTCAAAGTCGCCGTCGATGACTGGCCCACCGCCGCCCCGGCGGCGGGGGTCCGGCCCGTGACCCGGCCCCATGGTCGCGGTGTGCACATGAACGCGGCCGTGGCTCAGCACATAGCGTCCGATCGCCTGCGCGGCGGCGGCGCGGAAGGGCGGCACGAATAAAAGAAAGCCGAAGGCATCTGTCATGAAGCCGGGCGTCAGCAGCAGCGCCCCCGCCATCAACAGGCAAAGTCCGTCGAACATTTCGGCCACGGGCAGGCGGTCCTGGGCCAGGCTGTCCTGCACCCGGCGCAGCGTGTCGAGCCCCTGATGGCGCAGCAGCGCCGTACCCAACACGGCGGTCAGGATCACCACGGCCAGGGTCGGCCACAGGCCGATCATGCCGCCGACCTGCACGAACAGGCCGATCTCGATGACAGGGACAGCGATGAACAGGATCAGGATGAATAGGGCCACGGGTTGTAGTTATCCTGTATTACGACTATCTCAAGGGTCAGGCCAAAGGCTTGGCGGATAATCTTTCGGCGGCTTGAGTTTAGCAGCCCGGGCCGATGGGGTCGCTACTGTTACGGTGCCCGCCCGCCCGCAGCTTTGCTGGACCTGGGCACGGGGGTCCGCTAACCTTGGCGCACAAGGACGCGTTCGAACTTAAACCACGGGTGCCGGCGGCGGGTCCAGCCGCCTTGGCGCCAAAGCCCCCATCGTCGGGGGCGAAAACAAAAAGGTCCGAATTCACAAATGGGCGGCGGATTCCAGTTTATCGACATCATTCTCATCGCCATGGTCGCGGCGTTCTTCGTGCTGCGCCTGCGCAGCGTACTCGGCCGTCGTGACGGCAACGACGGCAGCGGCCATCGCGACCCGTTCAAACCGGTCCCGCCCGAAGAAGCGCCCGACGGCAAGGTCATCGCCCTGCCCGAGCGCAAGGTCGATGATTCGCCGCAATCGAAATCCGATCCTGGCGACTTCGCCGCAGAAGGCACGATCGATAACGGCCTGGTGCAAATCAGGGTCGCCGATCCCGATTTCGCGCCCGATGAATTCCTGACCGGTGCGCGCGTCGCCTTCGAGATGATTCTGGATGCCTTCGCCGCCGGAGACGTGAAAACCCTGAAGACCTTGTTGGACCCGGGCGTGTTCGCCGATTTCGAGGCGGCGATCCGCGACCGCGAGGAACACGGTCATACGGTTGAGGATACGCTGGTCGGCTTCAAGTCGGTGGATATCGTCGAGGCCTATATGGAAGGCCGCATCGCCAACATCACCATCAAGTTCGTGACCGAACAGGTCAACGTGACCCGCGACGCCGAAGGCCAGGTCGCCGAAGGCAACCCGAATGAGGTCATCACGGTCACCGATTTCTGGACCTTCGCCCGCGACACCAAGGCCCGCGACCCCAACTGGGCCCTGGTCGCAACCCATAGTGCCGACTAGGCAGGCGATGGGGGGCTCACCCGTCCGCCGCCGCTGGCAGCCCGGGGCGCTTGCCCTGGCTATTTTCGTTTCCGCGCTTGTTTCAGGCTGCGGTGCGATCCAGAAGATCGTGCCCGCCGGTGACTATCAGGCTCCGGAAGAGGTGCCGCCCCAACTGATCCTGGAGCCCGCCGAATTCAAGACCCTGCCCGGCTGGCGCGCGGACGTGCTGTCCGACGCTTTGGCTGCGTTTCTTGCTTCTTGTCCGGTGATCGCAAAACGCCCGGCGGATCAGCCGCTCGGCTATCTGCCCGAACACGGCACCATGGGCGATCTTGCGAAAATCTGCGCCGAAGCCCGAACCCTCAACACCAAAAGCACGGCCCAGCTGCAGTTCTTCATCGAACGCAGCTTCCGTCCCTTCCATGTCCGTGACGGCCAGAAACGAAACGGCAAGTTCACCGGCTATTACGAACCCCTGCTGCGCGGCAGCTTTCAGCCCAACGCCCGTTACCGTTATCCGGTCTATGCCCGGCCACGCGATATCGTGGTGGTCGAACTCGGCATGTTCGACCCGGACCGCAAGGGCGAACAGCTGGCTGGCCGGCTGGTCGATGACCGCCTGCTGCCCTATTTCGACCGCCGTGAAATTCTCGCAGGCGCCCTGCAGGGCCGGCAGCTCGAACTGCTCTGGGTCGACAGCGCCATCGATCTGTTCTTCCTGCATGTTCAGGGCTCGGGCCGCATTCTGCTGCCCGACGGCAGTCATGTGCGCCTGGCCTTTTCCGGGCGCAACGGCCATCGCTATTCCTCCATCGGCCGCGAACTGGTGGCCCAGGGCGTGATGAAGGTCGAAGACGTGACCATGCCCAGCCTGCGCGCCTGGATGACGGCCAATCCGCTGGCCGCCGAACAGCTGATGGTGAAAAACCGATCCTTCATCTTTTTCCGCGTGGAAAAGGACGAGGTCGTGAAGGGCGCCATGGGCGTGCCGCTGACGGCCGGCCGCTCCCTCGCCGTCGATCCCAAATATGTGCCGTTGGGCCTGCCGCTCTGGCTGGTGACCACGGACCCGCTTGATCCAAAGAACGAAAAACCGCTGACCCGCATGGTGGTCGCCCAGGATACGGGCTCGGCCATCAAGGGCGTCGTGCGCGGCGACCTGTTCTGGGGCTTCGGCGCCGAGGCCGAGGCCCGGGCCGGGCTGATGAACGAAGGCGGCGTGTACTACCTGCTGCTGCCGCGCAAGTAGGCGGGCGGCGCCACCCGGGGCACCTGCCGTTCGGTCTTGTCAATCGGCGGCCAAGCCCGCATTCTGCCTCCCACCATGACCGAATATGCACCCGCCCTGAAAAACCCGCCGACCTCGCCCGAGGTCGGCCTGTTCGCGACCTGCCTCGTCGACCTGATGCGGCCCAGCGTCGGCTTCGCCACGGTGAAGCTGCTGGAGGACGCGGGCTGCCGTGTTTCCGTGCCCGAGGCCCAGACCTGCTGCGGCCAGCCGGCCTATAATTCCGGCGACAGCGCGGATGCGCGGGACATCGCGAAAAACGTGATCGCCGTGTTCGAGGGCTTCGATTACGTGGTCGCTCCCTCCGGGTCCTGCGCCGGGATGATTTCCCACCACTATCCGCACCTGTTGAAGGACGATGCGGCCTGGAAGGCGCGGGCCGAGGCGTTGGCCGCCAAGACGTTCGAACTGGTCGCCTTCCTCGCCGACGTCATGCAGGCGGACATCTCGCCGCCCGATCTGGGCGTCACGGCGACCTATCACGATTCATGTTCGGGCCTGCGTGAACTCGGCATCAAGGCGCAGCCCAGGGCATTGCTCGGCAAGGTCGGCGGCCTGACCCTGGTCGAAGGCGACATTCCGGAAACCTGCTGCGGCTTCGGCGGATTGTTCTGCGTCAAGTATCCGGACATTTCGGAAAAGATGGTCGATGCCAAGGCCGATGACATTTTGGCCACGGGCGCGGACCTGCTGCTGGCCGGCGACCTGGGCTGTCTGATGAATATGGCCGGGCGGCTGAAAGGCCGGGGGGCGTCCGTTCAGGCCCGCCACGTCGCCGAGGTTCTGGCCGGAATGACCGACCAGCCCGCCATCGGCGAAGCGGACGAGGACACGGCCTGATGGAAACCCAGACCCGCCGGTTCAAGCAGAACGCCCGCGAGGCCATGGCCGACGGCCAGCTGGCCCAGGCCCTGACCCGCCTGGGCGAAGGCTTTCCCCTCCGCCGGGCCGAAGCCATCGACCGCCTGCCGGAATTCGATCAACTGCGCGACGCCGCCAAGGCGATCAAGGATCACACCCTGGCGCATCTGGATCTGTACCTGGAACAGTACGAATCCAAGGTCAAGGAAGCGGGCGGGCATGTCCATTGGTGCCGCACGGGCCAGGACGCGCGGGAAAAAATCCTGGAAATCTGCCGCAGCGTCAACGCCAAGACGGTGACCAAATCGAAATCCATGATCGGCGAGGAAATCGCCATCAACGATTTCCTGGAAGAAAACGGCGTCGCCCCCATCGAAACGGACCTGGGCGAATACATCATCCAGCTGCGCAAGGAGCCGCCGTCGCACATCATCGCGCCGGCCGTGCATCTGAACAAAGGCCAGGTCGAGGACACGTTCCGCAAGGCCCACACCAACCTGGACCCGGCGCGCAATCTGGACGATCCCAAATCCCTGCTGGAAGAAGCGCGGGTTGAGCTGCGCGACAAGTTCCTCAACGCCGACGTCGGCCTGACCGGGGCCAACTTCCTGATCGCCGAAACGGGGACCAATGTGCTGGTCACCAACGAAGGCAACGCGGACCTGACCTATTCCCTGCCCCGCGTGCATATCGTCATCGCCAGTTTGGAAAAGGTCATCCCCACGCTGGAAGACACGGCGACGGTGCTGCGAGTGCTGGCGCGCTCCGGCACGGGGCAGGACATCACCGTCTACACCACCTTCTGCACCGGCCCGAAACGGCCCGACGATCTGGACGGGCCCGACGAATACCATGTCATCCTACTGGACAACGGGCGGACGGAACTGGTCGGCACGGAATTTCAGGAAATGCTGCGCTGCATCCGCTGCGGATCCTGCCTCAACCACTGCCCCGTCTATCACGCCATCGGTGGCCATGCGTACGGCTGGGTCTATTCCGGGCCCATGGGGGCGGTGCTGATCCCGGGCCTGATCGGCATTCACGAAGCGGGCGATCTGCCCAATGCGTCGACCCTCTGCGGCAAGTGCGAAACCGTCTGTCCCATGCGCATCCCCCTGCCCAAGATGCTGCGCGCCTGGCGCGAACGGCAGTATCAGCGCAAGGGCAATTCGGCGGCCGCGCGCTGGGCGCTCGGGCTCTGGGCGGCGCTTGCCAAGCGGCCCAAGCTTTACCGCGCCGTGACCGGGCCGCTGATGACGGCGCTGGCGATTTTGGGCCGCAAACGCGGGCGGTTCAAATGGCTGCCGCTGGCCGGCGGCTGGACCGGTCCCCGCGACCTGCCCGCCCCGCAAGGCGACAGCTTCATCGCGCAATATCACAAGGGCCCGGTCGGCGCCGTGGTGCGGAGCAAGGGACAATGAGCGGGCGCGAACAAATCCTGGGCGACCTGCGCGCCGCCCTGACCCAATCCAATGACGGGGCGCGCCGCGCCGCCGTGGCCCAGCGCCTGATGGCCAAGGCGCGCCATGTCATCCCGGTGCGGGGCAAGGACACCGGGGCCGACGCCACCGACCGCTTCCAGGCCGAGGCCGAACGGGTTCAGGCCACGGTCGCCCGCGTCAATTCCCTGGACGACCTGCCGGGGGCGATCGCCGATTACCTGGCGGCGCAGAACCTGCCCGCCGCCGTGCGCATGACGCCCGACCCGCGCCTTCAGGCCGCCCCCTGGGACAAGACCGCGATCACCATTTCCGAAGGCCCGGCCCAGGGCGAGGACACGGCGGGCGTCAGCCACGCCTTCGGCGCCGTCGCGGAAACGGGATCGCTGGTGTTCCTGTCCGGCCCGAAAAGCCCGACCACGGTCAACTTCCTGCCGCCGGTGCATATCGCGGTGTTGCGCGCGTCCGATATCTCCGGCTGTTTCGAAGACATCTGGACGCGGCTTCGCGCCGACCGCCAGAATGCCGAGGGCGCCGGCCGCTTCATGCCGCGCACGGTCAACTGGATCACCGGCCCGTCGCGCACGGCGGATATCGAACTGGTCCTGTTCCTGGGCATCCATGGGCCGAAGCACCTGCACATCGTAATCGTGGACGATGGGGACGATGGCGGACAAACGGGTTAAGGGACCGGGCGCCGCGCCGGAAGACGACGCCCTCTGGGCAATGGTCACCCGCGACGTCAAACCCCTTCCCGTCCGCGAAGCCCGCATCGACCATCCGGTCCCCGACCCGGCCGCCCTGCCGCCGAAGGCCAAGCCCGCGCCGCGTTCTTACAAAACAACCCCCCTGCCCGCCGCCGCCACGACCCCATCATCGCCCGCCCGCGAACTCAGCCACGGGGCGGCCCCCGGGCTCGACCGCCGCACCCAGACCAACATGCGGCGCGGCAAGATGGCGGTCGAAGGCCGCCTCGACCTGCACGGCATGACGCAATCGGTCGCCCATAATGAGCTGATCGGCTTCATCACCCGCGCCTATGGTCAAGGCAAGCGCTGCGTGCTGGTCATCACCGGCAAGGGCACGCGCGACACGGGCGAAATCGGCGTCCTGCGCCAGGCCGTGCCCGGCTGGCTCAACGCGCCGCCCTTGAAGGGCCTGATCCACGCCTTCGATCACGCCGCCCGCCCGCACGGGGGCCAGGGCGCGCTCTACATTCTGCTCAAACGCAACAAGGGGGCCCAATGACATGAAGATTTCATCATGACACCCTTCGGCCAGAAGGTGCGCCGCCTGCGCAAGGTGCACAAAATCACGCTCAAGCAGTTCGCCCAGGAAATGGGCGTGTCCTCGGCCTATTTCTCGGCGCTCGAACATGGCTATCGGGGCCGTCCCGGCCCGGGCCTGGTGCAGCAGATCGCGGGTTACTTTAATTTAGGGATGGAGGAAACGGACGAGCTCAAACGCATGGCCGCCTTGTCCCATCCCCGCATCACCGTCGACACGGCGGGCCTCAACCCCAAGGCTACGGAACTGGCCAACCTGCTGGCCGAACTGATCCACGAACTGGACGAAGACACCATCGACTGGATCATCGCCGAAATCCGCGGCCGCCGCGCGGCAAGGACACGCGGCGGGCCGACGCACTAAATCACGATTTTAGGCGGGCGAGTATTAAGCCATTGAAATTAGATTCTTTTAACGCGTTGAATCATAATGGATAATTTGGTATCATATTAATGAAATCTGAAATTAGGCATAACCTAAGAGTAGGATTTCCCCGGCGGGCAACTTCGGTTGCCCGCCCTAATTTTTAAATCTCCACAATTCCTAGCGGATTAAATCGACTAGCACGGGTATTCAAAACCGGTGTTAGTCGGTCAAAATATCGCGTAGCTCTTTTTTTGCGGATATAAGCATTTGGTGAATAGCGCTGATAAAGGAAGTAG includes:
- a CDS encoding shikimate dehydrogenase gives rise to the protein MTMTGRAKLAGVMGWPVSHSLSPVLHGHWLDSLGIDGAYVPLPVAPENFAEALKALAKMGFRGVNVTVPHKEAALAAVDDVDALARRIGAVNTVIVGDDGKLTGTNTDGFGFLENLKEGAAGWNAAAGPAVVLGAGGAARAVIVALIDAGAPEIKLVNRTRARATRLAEDLGGCVIVHDWDDRAAILAGANLLVNTTTLGMTGKDPLEITLDALPTAALVNDIVYAPLETGLLAAARARGNPAVDGLGMLLHQARPGFEAWFGTAPQVTPDLRAHILAHLGQG
- the secB gene encoding protein-export chaperone SecB, translated to MSDDTTPETDAAAANGVKEGDQVPLMIHGQYIKDLSFEIPGAPQIFLDAPKGQPELNLNLDVQVEGLAEDVFEVILDIKAESRIADKVTYILELKYAGLFTLRVPEQHRASVLFVECPRLMFPFARAIMADISRDGGFQPLVLSPIDFAALYQQNVDKLQTQVKSDA
- a CDS encoding Maf family protein — its product is MGSGTHLVLASGSRVRADMLRAAGLDIAVDPANVDEPKIEADCRAAGMNTPDVALALAAAKASLVAGRHPGVLVIGADQMLDMGGDSLRKPENLEGAARTLERLAGRDHTLVSAVVLARGEQILWRHHAVAHLTMRPLDRTDIADYLDRAGAAVLTSVGAYQLEGLGAQLFERIEGDYFTILGLPLLALLGELRRRGVAAAGLLG
- a CDS encoding kinase/pyrophosphorylase codes for the protein MKEFHLHLVSDSTGETVSMVARACLAQFDSVQAQEHMWSMVRSPEQIDQLLGVVHDQPGMVLYTLVHEDLRRHLEDGCRRLMVPHIHVLDPVLNAMGNYFNAKVRGRAGRQHVMDAEYFDRIEAMHFALSHDDGQSTWDLDDADVVLVGVSRTSKTPTSVYLANRGLKTANVPFVPGVPLPEDLFKLTHPLVVGLTKDPRRLVEIRRQRLRLLDQDENTDYVDLDMVSKEITEARRVFSKYDWPVINVTRKSIEETAANVIQLLSRRRGEAPGPLT
- a CDS encoding FxsA family protein, which translates into the protein MALFILILFIAVPVIEIGLFVQVGGMIGLWPTLAVVILTAVLGTALLRHQGLDTLRRVQDSLAQDRLPVAEMFDGLCLLMAGALLLTPGFMTDAFGFLLFVPPFRAAAAQAIGRYVLSHGRVHVHTATMGPGHGPDPRRRGGGGPVIDGDFEEVAPETSALDDHGPPKAPGKPPENR
- the coaE gene encoding dephospho-CoA kinase (Dephospho-CoA kinase (CoaE) performs the final step in coenzyme A biosynthesis.), producing the protein MFILGLTGSIGMGKSTAAAQLRRLGLPVHDADAAVHALLGPGGAAVAAVDAAFPGVVKNGAVDRQALGARVFDDDAALKRLEGILHPLVRRSEKQFLAACARRGVPLVVLDIPLLFETGGDARCDAVLVVHCRPALQRRRVLARPGMTEEKFQAILARQVPVREKIWLADFTVNTGIGRHAALMDLRRAVKLLRTCKGRVWAPSSFW
- the dnaQ gene encoding DNA polymerase III subunit epsilon — its product is MREVVLDTETTGLDPLNGHRIVEIGCVELVNHVATGNTYHQYVNPDRDMPIEAFNVHGLSVEFLSGHPLFAEIADAFLDFVGDAPLVIHNASFDMGFINAELARLKRPSIPLAQAVDTVAMARKKFPGAGASLDALCRRFQIDNTHRDLHGALLDARLLAEVYLELIGGRQPDLELAAEAGAQGVTVERVARPPRAHAPLPEEEAAHRAFLEKLKDPVWVT
- a CDS encoding Tim44 domain-containing protein, with translation MGGGFQFIDIILIAMVAAFFVLRLRSVLGRRDGNDGSGHRDPFKPVPPEEAPDGKVIALPERKVDDSPQSKSDPGDFAAEGTIDNGLVQIRVADPDFAPDEFLTGARVAFEMILDAFAAGDVKTLKTLLDPGVFADFEAAIRDREEHGHTVEDTLVGFKSVDIVEAYMEGRIANITIKFVTEQVNVTRDAEGQVAEGNPNEVITVTDFWTFARDTKARDPNWALVATHSAD
- a CDS encoding uroporphyrinogen decarboxylase, with the translated sequence MRAFLEPFHGIIPARPPVWFMRQAGRYLSEYRDLRKTAPNFLSFCYSPDLTVEATLQPIRRYGFDAAIMFSDILVIPDALGQNVRFEEGVGPLLDPITDRAGISALKTGGVLDHLAPVFETLTRLRRELPDETALIGFAGAPWTLAFYMIEGRGGVDGGKLKRMAYGQPDDFQALMTVLEEALVAYLCRQIEAGAEVLQLFDSWSGIADETLFKRWIIEPTARIVARIKEAHPTVPIIGFPRGAGPMVATYAAETGVDGMSVDSQIPLSWARKNVAGNFVLQGNLDNQLLVTGGEEMDRAVERIVGDMQGHPFVFNLGHGILPPTPPEHVGRVLDVLRGKAEG